A single window of Lytechinus variegatus isolate NC3 chromosome 8, Lvar_3.0, whole genome shotgun sequence DNA harbors:
- the LOC121419626 gene encoding cholecystokinin receptor-like codes for MDMVFLRSVKMEVFGTTSTGSETVAPGRDADILEEETVIKDANTRDNSLVFDRNDHSLTSPVTSFPKLPDEGHGDGVPGNVVITRAYTWKKRKTSTDILIIGQAVVDLFASTFAPVGNVLLIVLERNADLFCRIAALGLFLKEMYALASLLLTSAISIDRYMAVCRPLRRRITVRASCFIVAVCILVSIVTNIPFVTFSEIRDKTLNGSTTCASLVPSYVHFSFEVLHLSSFFLSFVTISVMYGLVYHSLRKRAKIHADLVNNRHGLPTVSQDVGIRTFSTGRATEPPGRDIDILVEETVMKRANTRDNAHDVFDRNDHSRTSTVTPFPEIADEGHDDGERFFLNARNTNLLSSPPLGLSLQQPIPVAAPRKPIKNKYYSDHGRKTTRMLLIITAFFFVTWTPKLIIPHLPGLGLLFECGTSIVINILLDLVFLNHIVNFFVYYLVNNSFRNDVKESFKFYRFDE; via the exons ATGGACATGGTCTTCCTACGGTCAGTCAAGATGGAGGTATTTGGTACTACTTCGACAGGAAGTGAGACGGTAGCACCGGGCAGAGACGCTGATATCCTTgaagaagaaactgtaattaaAGATGCAAACACTCGAGATAACTCCCTTGTCTTTGATAGAAACGATCATTCTCTGACAAGTCCGGTAACTTCGTTTCCGAAATTACCAGACGAGGGCCACGGTGATG GAGTGCCAGGCAACGTCGTCATCACCCGTGCTTATACATGGAAGAAAAGGAAGACGAGCACGGATATCCTCATCATCGGCCAAGCGGTAGTCGACTTATTTGCTAGCACGTTCGCACCTGTAGGCAATGTTTTGCTGATAGTTCTGGAGCGGAACGCCGATCTTTTCTGTCGGATAGCAGCTCTCGGTTTGTTCTTAAAAGAAATGTACGCTCTTGCTTCGCTCTTGCTAACCTCTGCAATCAGTATCGATCGCTACATGGCTGTCTGTCGTCCATTACGACGTCGGATCACGGTACGAGCGTCGTGTTTCATCGTAGCAGTATGCATTCTTGTCTCCATCGTCACAAACATCCCATTTGTCACATTCAGTGAAATCAGAGACAAAACGCTCAACGGAAGCACCACGTGCGCATCATTGGTTCCGAGTTACGTGCATTTCTCTTTCGAGGTTTTACACCTTAGCTCGTTTTTCTTGTCCTTTGTAACAATATCTGTCATGTACGGCCTCGTATACCATTCTTTGCGGAAGAGGGCTAAGATTCATGCCGACCTCGTCAACAATAGACATGGTCTTCCTACGGTCAGTCAAGATGTAGGTATCCGTACTTTTTCGACAGGCCGTGCGACGGAACCACCAGGCAGAGACATTGACATCCTTGTCGAAGAAACCGTAATGAAACGTGCAAATACTCGAGACAACGCCCATGATGTCTTTGATAGAAACGACCATTCTCGGACAAGTACAGTAACACCGTTTCCGGAAATAGCCGACGAGGGCCACGATGATGGTGAGAGGTTTTTCTTGAATGCAAGAAACACTAACCTACTATCTTCCCCACCACTTGGTTTATCTTTACAGCAACCTATTCCTGTTGCTGCTCCACGAAAACCGATCAAGAACAAATACTATTCTGATCATGGACGGAAAACTACTCGCATGCTTCTCATCATAACAGCTTTCTTCTTCGTAACGTGGACCCCTAAACTTATCATCCCTCATTTACCAGGCCTAGGCCTATTGTTTGAGTGTGGAACCTCGATCGTCATCAACATTCTGCTAGATCTCGTGTTTCTCAACCACATCGTTAACTTCTTTGTGTATTATCTTGTCAACAATAGCTTCAGAAATGATGTTAAGGAATCTTttaaattttacagatttgatgaATAA